From Hydra vulgaris chromosome 07, alternate assembly HydraT2T_AEP, a single genomic window includes:
- the LOC136082798 gene encoding piggyBac transposable element-derived protein 4-like, with product MIRIIVNCTNAEARRIRLEGWIDTTVNELYEFIGVILLAGVFHSKNQSIKELWSKLDGIPIFSASMQRDRFVNLRRCIRFDERETRNQRRFEDKFAPLRNIMEMFITKCKSNYIPSAYLTVDEQLVTFRGRCPFKMFIPTKPGNYGMKIWILCDAETSYCINLQPYIGRVNGARDVGQGTRAVLELTDHLNGSGRHKTADNFFTNIHLARALLGRKMTYTGTIKKNKGEIPKKLLPALHRPVYFSIFGFQNDSTIVSYVPKKNKAVILLPTFHHSNDIVVDHNEKPRIILDYNKYKGGVDTLDQVVRCYSSR from the coding sequence ATGATTAGAATTATTGTCAACTGCACTAATGCTGAAGCTCGTAGAATAAGACTAGAAGGATGGATTGACACAACAGTAAATGAACTTTATGAGTTTATTGGAGTTATTCTTTTAGCTGGAGTGTTCCATTCTAAAAACCAAAGCATAAAAGAACTTTGGAGTAAATTAGATGGCATACCAATATTTTCGGCTTCAATGCAAAGAGATCGATTTGTTAACTTGCGACGATGCATTCGATTTGATGAGAGAGAAACACGAAATCAAAGACGGTTTGAAGACAAATTTGCACCTTTAAGAAATATAATGGAAATGTTTATTACTAAATGTAAGAGCAACTACATTCCAAGTGCATATCTCACTGTCGATGAGCAACTAGTTACATTTAGGGGACGTTGTCCATTTAAGATGTTTATACCTACTAAGCCAGGAAATTATGGAATGAAGATATGGATATTATGTGATGCTGAAACCTCTTACTGCATAAACTTGCAACCGTATATTGGTAGAGTAAATGGAGCACGTGATGTTGGACAAGGTACACGAGCAGTTCTTGAACTAACTGATCACTTAAATGGAAGTGGTAGACACAAAACagctgataatttttttacaaacattcatCTTGCACGTGCATTGCTAGGGCGTAAAATGACATACACTggcaccattaaaaaaaataaaggagaaATACCAAAAAAGTTATTGCCAGCCTTACATCGACCAGTTTACTTTAGCatttttggttttcaaaatGACTCTACAATAGTTTCTTATGTACCTAAGAAAAACAAAGCAGTAATATTATTACCAACCTTCCATCACAGTAATGACATTGTTGTGGACCATAATGAAAAACCACGTATTATTCtagattacaataaatataaaggTGGAGTTGACACATTAGACCAGGTTGTCAGGTGCTACTCGAGTCGCTGA